One window from the genome of Oryza glaberrima chromosome 3, OglaRS2, whole genome shotgun sequence encodes:
- the LOC127768962 gene encoding disease resistance protein PIK6-NP-like: protein MAASTGVVSSLLSKLATMAEQKYGDVKRIRREITFLTDELSSMNALLLKLADMEELDPQLKEWRNKVRELAYDVEDCIDALAHHHRLSRGDADLGGLIRRAAHNMKKLRASYRAADQIHELKARIMEVSDRRLRYKLDEAASAAPAPALAIDPRLPALFAESKGLVGIEGPRSTLVSWLMDGEGQLKVISIVGFGGLGKTTLAKEVNHAVGAHFQLKAFVSVSRNLNPKKLICDVLSQIMDQKDYGKLEVEQLIPILRKHLADKRYLIIIDDIWRIQAWDLVKSALPDNSCQSRIITTTRISTVAESCCSTLKDRIYYIEPLNEVESRELFFKRIFATEHGCPPHLEEVSNEILKKCGGLPLAILSIASSLANKPDIKEQWEMVKKSIGFALEGTPTLEGMNKILLFSYYDLPTHLKACLLYLSIFPEDYVIASDKLVWRWMSEGLIVGEMGQNLEQAGQIYFNELINRSMIEPVGVRYDGKVLACRVHDMVLDMIISLSAQENFVTILHGHEDKFAGEKIRRLSLRCNRPDVEVTQVTSKKFAQARSISLFGYKEMLDLQGFQALRVLDLGQTVLFKQVKNIGKCYQLKYLDLSDTDIVELPEEIGNVQSLETLDLRNCRRLTLPSTIAGLRKLVRLLVDYTAALPEEISGLVALQVLSCASYNSVKFMRALGQLTELRSLAFKCWNPDWYFDAGMYKEVSVASLRELGKHKLQYLDISDDDAILDALMCSSSESDCPFPHLQKLVLSNHNIQRIPRWIGSLVNLSHLEIAVKTTRQNDLGTLGNLPCLLYLKICRLYEPIESLIVPNRGFRCLKELCFQCWCPLGLEFARGAMPWVQTFRLWFMPCWKSCDHGVSVGLGIEHLLELKLVDVETGNGCGKREVKSFEAAITAVVANHPRRPALVLRRSGERSAVRKENWTAVETNMNKSLFD from the exons ATGGCAGCCTCGACGGGGGTTGTGAGTTCCCTCCTCTCGAAGCTGGCGACCATGGCGGAGCAGAAGTACGGCGACGTCAAGAGGATCCGCCGCGAGATCACCTTCCTGACGGACGAGCTCAGCAGCATGAACGCGCTGCTCCTGAAGCTGGCCGACATGGAGGAGCTGGACCCGCAGCTGAAGGAGTGGAGGAACAAGGTGCGCGAGCTCGCGTACGACGTCGAGGACTGCATCGACGCCTTggcgcaccaccaccgcctcagccgcggcgacgccgaccTGGGCGGCCTCATCCGGAGGGCAGCACACAACATGAAGAAGCTGCGGGCGAGCTACCGAGCGGCCGACCAGATCCACGAGCTCAAGGCCCGGATCATGGAGGTCAGCGATCGCCGGCTGAGGTACAAGCTCGATGAGGCCGCgtctgctgctcctgctccggcTCTGGCCATTGATCCTCGGTTGCCAGCGCTCTTCGCCGAGTCCAAGGGTCTCGTGGGCATCGAGGGCCCCCGGAGTACACTAGTCAGCTGGCTGATGGATGGGGAAGGTCAGCTCAAGGTGATCTCCATTGTTGGGTTCGGAGGGTTGGGGAAGACGACCCTCGCCAAGGAGGTCAACCATGCTGTGGGAGCACACTTCCAGCTCAAGGCTTTTGTGTCAGTCTCCCGTAATCTTAACCCCAAGAAGCTAATTTGCGATGTGCTCTCTCAGATCATGGACCAAAAAGATTATGGCAAGCTGGAGGTGGAGCAATTGATTCCGATTCTGAGGAAACACCTGGCAGATAAGAG gTACCTCATAATTATTGACGATATTTGGAGAATACAAGCATGGGATCTAGTGAAGTCAGCCTTGCCTGACAACAGCTGCCAAAGTAGAATAATCACAACGACACGCATTAGTACGGTTGCCGAGTCATGTTGCTCGACCTTGAAAGATCGTATCTACTACATTGAGCCTCTAAATGAAGTCGAGTCCCGAGAGCTATTCTTCAAGAGGATATTCGCCACAGAGCACGGTTGTCCTCCTCACCTAGAAGAAGTCTCCAACGAAATTCTGAAGAAATGTGGGGGCCTGCCATTGGCTATACTTAGTATAGCAAGTTCACTGGCAAACAAGCCTGACATAAAGGAACAATGGGAAATGGTGAAGAAATCCATTGGTTTTGCTCTTGAGGGAACGCCTACTTTAGAAGGAATGAATAAGATATTACTTTTTAGTTATTACGATCTTCCTACTCATCTCAAGGCTTGTTTGCTATACCTCAGTATATTTCCGGAGGACTATGTGATTGCGAGTGACAAACTAGTATGGAGATGGATGTCTGAAGGACTAATTGTCGGAGAAATGGGTCAAAATTTGGAGCAAGCAGGACAGATTTATTTCAATGAGCTCATCAACAGGAGCATGATTGAACCAGTGGGTGTTCGGTATGATGGCAAGGTACTAGCTTGTAGGGTGCATGATATGGTGCTTGACATGATCATATCTTTGTCAGCTCAAGAGAATTTCGTTACCATATTACATGGGCATGAGGATAAATTTGCAGGAGAAAAGATTCGCCGGTTGTCCCTTCGATGCAATCGCCCAGATGTTGAAGTAACGCAGGTGACAAGCAAAAAGTTTGCCCAGGCTCGTTCTATCAGCCTCTTTGGTTACAAGGAGATGCTTGATCTACAGGGCTTCCAAGCTTTGCGGGTGCTGGATTTAGGACAAACTGTTTTGTTCAAGCAAGTGAAAAATATAGGCAAGTGTTACCAATTGAAGTATCTGGATCTCTCCGATACAGATATAGTGGAGCTCCCTGAAGAAATTGGAAATGTACAATCCCTAGAAACTCTGGACTTGAGAAATTGCAGACGACTAACATTGCCATCAACAATAGCTGGGCTCAGAAAACTAGTGCGTCTCCTTGTAGATTATACTGCGGCATTGCCAGAGGAGATTTCTGGTCTTGTAGCTCTACAAGTGCTATCTTGTGCCTCCTATAACTCCGTGAAGTTCATGCGAGCGCTGGGCCAGCTGACAGAGCTGCGATCACTTGCATTCAAGTGCTGGAATCCTGACTGGTACTTTGACGCGGGAATGTACAAGGAGGTATCTGTCGCGTCTCTCCGTGAGCTGGGGAAACACAAGCTTCAGTATCTAGATATCTCTGACGATGATGCTATCCTAGATGCACTAATGTGTTCGTCGTCAGAGTCAGACTGCCCGTTTCCGCACCTGCAGAAGCTTGTTCTGTCCAACCACAACATCCAAAGGATTCCAAGGTGGATTGGCTCGCTTGTCAACCTCTCTCACCTGGAAATTGCTGTCAAGACCACACGGCAAAACGATCTCGGCACACTAGGGAACCTGCCATGTCTGCTCTACCTCAAGATCTGCAGGTTGTATGAGCCCATCGAAAGCCTCATTGTGCCAAACCGAGGATTCCGTTGCCTCAAGGAGCTGTGCTTCCAGTGTTGGTGCCCGTTGGGGCTGGAGTTTGCCCGGGGAGCTATGCCGTGGGTGCAAACCTTCCGCCTGTGGTTCATGCCATGCTGGAAGAGCTGCGATCATGGCGTCAGCGTCGGCTTAGGCATCGAGCATCTGCTAGAACTCAAGCTTGTGGATGTTGAGACGGGCAATGGATGTGGTAAGAGGGAGGTGAAGTCATTTGAGGCAGCAATCACAGCTGTGGTCGCCAACCATCCCAGACGCCCTGCGCTCGTATTGCGTAGATCAGGTGAGAGAAGTGCAGTCAGGAAGGAGAATTGGACAGCGGTGGAGACAAACATGAACAAGTCCCTGTTTGATTGA